In a single window of the Eshraghiella crossota genome:
- a CDS encoding ABC transporter permease: protein MNNIFTLTFLTGLLIATMRMLPPLLLGATGEMFSERCGLTNIGLEGIMSVGAIVGFITSYFTKNPYLGMLAGVVAGWGVNMIYAFLTINLNADQVIVGNAMNILGLAIASLVYTTVSKKQAGVMQSVTADNYSVLIIAVVMTLVIGFYLYKTKSGLAFRSVGEFPRAAETLGINITKKKYLACSVNGALCGLAGAYLTTVYISSYVNGIVSGRGYIALAAVIFGKWKPKGVLLACIFFAFLDALQLRLQVVSNAIPYQFLQMLPYLATLIVLSFFMKPGSEPKANGKPYTRESR from the coding sequence ATGAATAATATATTCACTTTAACGTTTCTTACGGGTCTTTTGATAGCAACCATGCGTATGCTTCCTCCGTTGTTACTGGGAGCGACAGGCGAGATGTTTTCAGAAAGATGCGGACTTACCAATATCGGACTTGAAGGCATTATGTCAGTGGGTGCGATTGTAGGTTTTATTACTTCATATTTTACGAAAAATCCATATCTTGGTATGCTTGCAGGCGTTGTGGCAGGATGGGGCGTAAATATGATATATGCTTTCCTTACAATTAATCTTAATGCAGACCAGGTAATAGTGGGAAATGCCATGAATATTCTGGGACTTGCCATAGCATCACTTGTATATACAACAGTATCCAAAAAACAGGCAGGAGTCATGCAGTCGGTAACGGCAGATAATTATTCGGTTCTTATTATTGCGGTTGTTATGACACTTGTTATAGGTTTTTATCTTTATAAAACCAAATCAGGACTTGCTTTCAGGTCAGTAGGTGAATTCCCGAGGGCAGCAGAAACACTTGGTATCAATATTACCAAGAAAAAATATCTCGCGTGTTCTGTAAATGGTGCCCTTTGCGGACTTGCCGGTGCATATCTTACAACCGTATATATATCATCTTATGTAAACGGTATTGTATCAGGACGAGGATATATAGCTCTTGCTGCAGTTATTTTTGGTAAGTGGAAACCTAAGGGTGTGCTTTTAGCCTGTATATTCTTTGCATTTCTTGACGCTTTGCAGTTAAGACTCCAGGTTGTAAGTAATGCGATACCTTATCAGTTTTTACAGATGCTTCCTTACCTTGCAACCCTCATAGTGCTTTCATTCTTTATGAAGCCGGGTTCAGAGCCTAAGGCAAATGGCAAGCCATATACAAGAGAATCAAGATAG
- a CDS encoding ammonium transporter — translation MTSLNTVWLLICGTLVFFMQAGFAMLETGFTRAKNAGNIVMKNIIDICIGAPVFFFIGFGLMFGKNCGFIGNLDLFIRDDYTSLLPDGVSLCSFVFYQITFCATAATIVSGAMAERTKFSAYCIYSVIISMFVYPIVGHWIWGGGWLSKLGFHDFAGGTVVHTVGGMAALMGAKIVGPRIDKYDKNGRGKAIPGHNIILGALGIMILWFGWFGFNGGSVITSGAADKVGNVFLNTILSAGIAAVAAMITSKIRYRKADISMTINGILAGLVAITCGCDQYTPLTACLIGIFAGVFSIIAIQFVDKVLKIDDPVGAIGVHGFCGILGTLLAGLFSKTKGLFYTGNADFFLTQLLGSAVVVVFVLVIMGLAFTLIKHTSGLRVSAAEEIEGLDNREHGLNSAYGDFVTNSYTEILQSGPSKTSEHEKLVPITLDNSTQTKQVSSISKVEVIMKRSRFEAFKEAMNRIGVTGMTVSQVVGCGMQKGQTDFYRGTQVDINLIPKIKVEIVIAKVPVETVVNTARDVLYTGHIGDGKIFVYDVRNVIKVRTGEVDYDAMQGTTE, via the coding sequence ATGACATCATTAAATACAGTCTGGCTGTTGATTTGCGGAACCTTGGTTTTTTTCATGCAGGCAGGTTTTGCGATGCTTGAGACAGGTTTTACAAGAGCCAAAAATGCAGGTAATATTGTAATGAAAAACATAATTGATATATGTATAGGTGCTCCGGTTTTCTTCTTTATCGGATTTGGACTTATGTTTGGTAAAAATTGCGGTTTTATCGGAAATCTTGATTTGTTTATCAGAGATGACTATACATCCCTTTTACCTGACGGGGTATCTCTTTGCAGCTTCGTATTTTATCAGATTACCTTCTGTGCTACGGCAGCAACAATTGTTTCCGGGGCAATGGCAGAAAGAACTAAATTTTCGGCATATTGCATATACAGCGTAATTATATCAATGTTTGTATATCCGATTGTAGGACATTGGATATGGGGCGGAGGCTGGCTTTCAAAGCTTGGTTTCCATGATTTTGCAGGCGGAACCGTTGTTCATACCGTTGGTGGTATGGCAGCACTTATGGGTGCAAAAATAGTCGGTCCCCGTATTGATAAATATGACAAGAATGGACGAGGCAAGGCAATACCCGGCCACAATATAATCCTTGGGGCACTTGGTATTATGATTCTCTGGTTTGGCTGGTTTGGTTTTAACGGAGGTTCGGTTATTACATCAGGTGCAGCTGATAAAGTCGGCAACGTATTTTTAAATACAATTTTATCAGCCGGAATTGCAGCGGTGGCAGCTATGATCACAAGCAAAATCCGTTACAGAAAAGCAGATATTTCCATGACGATAAACGGCATTCTTGCGGGACTTGTTGCAATTACCTGCGGATGTGACCAGTACACACCTTTGACTGCCTGCCTTATAGGAATCTTTGCCGGAGTATTTTCAATAATTGCAATACAGTTTGTGGACAAAGTATTGAAAATAGATGACCCCGTAGGAGCAATCGGCGTTCATGGTTTCTGTGGAATCCTTGGAACCTTGCTTGCAGGACTTTTTTCAAAGACAAAAGGACTTTTTTATACCGGCAATGCAGACTTTTTCTTAACACAGCTTCTTGGTTCTGCGGTTGTCGTGGTATTTGTCCTTGTGATTATGGGACTTGCATTTACTTTAATTAAACATACTTCAGGGCTTCGTGTCAGCGCAGCAGAAGAGATTGAGGGACTTGATAACAGGGAACATGGTCTTAACAGTGCATACGGCGATTTTGTTACCAACAGTTATACTGAAATTCTTCAGAGCGGTCCGTCTAAGACATCAGAGCATGAAAAACTTGTACCTATAACTCTTGACAACAGCACACAGACAAAGCAGGTTTCTTCAATTTCCAAAGTGGAAGTTATTATGAAGCGTTCAAGATTTGAGGCATTTAAAGAGGCAATGAACCGAATCGGAGTAACAGGTATGACTGTCAGCCAGGTAGTGGGCTGCGGAATGCAGAAAGGGCAGACAGACTTTTACCGTGGTACCCAGGTTGATATTAACCTTATTCCAAAAATCAAGGTTGAAATTGTCATTGCAAAAGTACCTGTGGAAACGGTTGTCAATACTGCTAGGGATGTGCTTTATACAGGACATATAGGAGATGGCAAAATCTTTGTATATGATGTCCGCAATGTTATTAAAGTCCGTACCGGAGAGGTGGACTATGATGCAATGCAGGGCACAACGGAATAG